One window of Chamaesiphon minutus PCC 6605 genomic DNA carries:
- a CDS encoding Calvin cycle protein CP12: MTNTQETQMTLEDRIEQAREAAHQAGEKFGKTSPEFAVAMEILEELHQESGHQRSAQPKNSLERFCSDNPESPECLLYDT, encoded by the coding sequence ATGACCAATACTCAAGAAACGCAGATGACACTAGAAGACCGGATCGAGCAAGCACGGGAAGCTGCTCATCAGGCTGGCGAAAAGTTTGGTAAAACTTCTCCTGAATTTGCTGTAGCGATGGAAATTTTAGAAGAACTACATCAAGAATCGGGACACCAACGTAGCGCGCAGCCTAAAAATTCCCTCGAACGCTTTTGTTCGGACAATCCAGAGTCTCCAGAGTGTTTGCTCTACGATACCTAA
- a CDS encoding glutathione S-transferase family protein: MAIPPSWIIQTGRSIWTQIWQLMMSQLAPRDDRGEYQRPQSEFRQHIEGIYIPQPNRYRLYVGWSCPWAHRTLVVRALKGLEGAIDVTLLQGDANAGGWRLPEPAHGCQTLAELYRYGKTGYTGRSTVPMLWDTQTYSIVNNESAEIIEILNSEFNEYAAHPDLDLAPDDLQDAIYRWNETIYHTVNNGVYRCGFAQTQTAYDRAYRELFATLDRIDNLLANQAYLCGDRLTLADVRLFTTLIRFDLVYHTLFKCNRRRIRDYPQLQDYVYRIYHLPGVAATCDFPTILADYYGNLFPLNPGGIIPQLPDLSYLIDRREVQTI; the protein is encoded by the coding sequence ATGGCAATTCCCCCAAGCTGGATAATTCAAACAGGTCGATCGATCTGGACGCAGATTTGGCAACTAATGATGTCACAACTCGCACCAAGAGACGATCGAGGTGAATATCAACGTCCCCAAAGTGAATTTCGACAGCACATCGAGGGCATTTATATTCCACAACCCAATCGATATCGGTTGTATGTCGGGTGGAGCTGTCCTTGGGCGCATCGTACCCTAGTCGTGCGGGCATTGAAAGGCTTAGAAGGCGCGATTGACGTTACCTTACTTCAGGGCGACGCCAATGCAGGTGGGTGGCGATTGCCAGAGCCAGCACATGGGTGTCAAACGCTGGCAGAATTATATCGATATGGAAAAACTGGTTATACCGGAAGATCGACAGTCCCAATGTTGTGGGATACCCAGACATATTCGATCGTCAATAATGAGAGTGCCGAAATAATTGAAATTCTTAACTCAGAATTTAATGAGTATGCGGCGCATCCCGATCTCGATCTGGCTCCTGACGACCTCCAGGACGCGATCTATCGATGGAATGAGACTATTTACCATACAGTCAATAATGGCGTCTACCGCTGCGGTTTTGCCCAGACACAGACGGCTTACGATCGAGCTTATCGCGAGTTATTTGCCACACTCGATCGCATTGACAATCTGCTAGCAAATCAAGCTTACCTGTGCGGCGATCGATTGACGTTGGCGGATGTGCGGTTATTTACAACTTTAATTCGCTTCGATCTGGTTTACCACACCCTCTTCAAGTGCAACCGACGGCGAATTCGCGATTATCCCCAGCTTCAGGACTACGTTTACCGGATTTATCATCTGCCTGGTGTCGCCGCTACTTGTGATTTTCCGACAATTTTGGCAGATTATTATGGCAATTTATTTCCACTCAATCCGGGCGGGATTATTCCCCAGCTACCCGATCTGAGTTACCTCATCGATCGGCGCGAAGTGCAAACGATCTGA
- the panC gene encoding pantoate--beta-alanine ligase — MNLPLLTTPNELDRYLQSHRSQSIGFVPTMGALHVGHQSLIERARSENTVVIVSIFVNPLQFAADEDLDRYPRQLEIDRVICEAAGVDLLFVPTVESMGIRDTLTQVVPPASMVNRLCGNTRTGHFQGVATIVAKLLNIVQPDRAYFGEKDAQQLAIIRRIVTDLNLPVSIIGCPTLRANSGLAHSSRNQYLSPTGRSQAAVIYRSLNQAQKLAQNGETDPHKLLTAAQTELNTVPEFHLEYLEIVDPHTLQSIDTLDKPALIAIAGRIENTRLIDNIGILPAV, encoded by the coding sequence ATGAATCTGCCGCTCCTCACTACTCCCAACGAACTAGATCGTTACCTCCAGTCCCATCGCTCTCAATCAATTGGCTTTGTACCAACGATGGGAGCGTTACATGTGGGACATCAGAGTTTGATCGAACGTGCCAGATCGGAAAATACAGTCGTAATTGTCAGTATTTTTGTCAATCCCTTACAATTTGCAGCAGATGAAGATCTCGATCGATATCCGCGTCAGCTCGAAATCGATCGCGTCATTTGCGAAGCCGCAGGTGTAGATTTATTATTCGTCCCCACTGTCGAAAGTATGGGCATTAGGGATACACTCACTCAAGTCGTCCCCCCAGCATCGATGGTAAATCGGCTCTGTGGTAACACCCGCACCGGACACTTTCAAGGTGTCGCCACGATCGTTGCTAAACTACTCAACATCGTCCAACCCGATCGCGCCTATTTTGGTGAGAAAGATGCCCAGCAACTAGCCATTATCCGCCGCATCGTCACCGATCTCAATCTCCCTGTCAGCATTATCGGTTGCCCTACCTTACGTGCCAATTCTGGCTTGGCACATAGCTCTCGCAATCAATATCTATCGCCCACCGGACGCTCGCAAGCAGCCGTAATCTACCGCAGCCTCAACCAAGCCCAAAAATTAGCCCAAAACGGCGAAACCGACCCCCACAAACTCCTCACAGCCGCTCAAACCGAACTAAATACCGTCCCCGAATTTCACCTCGAATACCTAGAAATTGTCGATCCGCACACTTTACAATCGATCGACACCCTAGATAAACCAGCTTTAATCGCGATTGCTGGACGCATCGAAAATACCCGCTTGATTGATAATATTGGCATTTTGCCTGCTGTTTAG
- a CDS encoding ribose-phosphate pyrophosphokinase codes for MIRSATLTLPTIPSISNDNSRLRLFSGNANVPLAKEIARYLGLDLGPMMRKRFADGEIYVQIQESIRGCDVYLIQPTCHPVNDNLMELFILIDACRRASARQITAVLPYYGYARADRKTAGRESITAKLVANQITMAGADRVLAMDLHSAQIQGYFDIPLDHIYGSPVIIDYLLAKNLPDVVVVSPDVGGVARARAFAKKLNDAPLAIIDKRRQAHNVAEVMNVIGDVAGKTAILVDDMIDTGGTITEGAKILRQQGARQVYACAIHAVFSPPAIERLSSGVFEEVIVTDTLPPVKQPFPQLKVLSVANLLGEAIWRVHEDNSVSSMFR; via the coding sequence GTGATCCGGTCTGCTACCTTGACGCTTCCGACAATCCCATCGATTAGTAATGATAACAGCCGTCTTCGACTGTTTTCTGGCAATGCTAACGTGCCCCTAGCCAAAGAAATCGCTCGTTATTTAGGGTTAGATCTCGGCCCGATGATGCGAAAACGATTTGCAGATGGAGAAATTTACGTTCAGATCCAAGAATCTATTCGTGGTTGTGACGTTTATTTAATTCAACCGACTTGCCATCCAGTGAACGATAACTTGATGGAATTATTCATCCTGATCGACGCTTGTCGGCGGGCATCGGCGCGACAGATTACGGCGGTGCTGCCCTATTATGGCTATGCTCGTGCCGATCGCAAAACTGCCGGACGCGAATCGATTACAGCAAAATTAGTTGCCAATCAGATTACTATGGCTGGTGCCGATCGCGTCTTGGCGATGGATCTCCATTCCGCTCAGATCCAAGGCTACTTTGATATTCCGCTGGATCATATTTACGGTTCGCCAGTAATTATCGATTATCTGCTTGCCAAAAATCTGCCAGATGTTGTCGTCGTATCGCCAGATGTCGGCGGGGTCGCGCGTGCGCGTGCATTTGCCAAAAAACTCAACGATGCCCCACTAGCCATCATCGACAAACGGCGTCAGGCGCATAATGTCGCGGAAGTGATGAATGTCATCGGTGACGTTGCTGGCAAAACGGCGATTCTCGTCGATGACATGATCGATACGGGTGGGACGATTACCGAAGGTGCAAAAATTTTGCGCCAACAGGGTGCGCGTCAAGTTTATGCTTGTGCGATCCATGCGGTATTTTCGCCACCTGCGATCGAACGGCTCTCCAGCGGCGTATTTGAAGAAGTTATCGTCACCGATACGCTACCGCCAGTCAAGCAGCCATTTCCCCAGCTCAAAGTGCTCTCTGTCGCCAATTTATTGGGCGAAGCCATCTGGCGGGTGCATGAAGATAATTCAGTTAGCAGCATGTTTCGCTAG
- the folD gene encoding bifunctional methylenetetrahydrofolate dehydrogenase/methenyltetrahydrofolate cyclohydrolase FolD, translating into MTTPTDRILDGKALASKMQDALQQKIAKLQPQIGRQPGLAVLMVGDNPASAAYVGGKEKACAKVGIRSFGQHFPTDVSQEKLTAIIHELNADDRVDGILVQLPLPDGFDSVALLHEIAPHKDVDGLHALNLGKLVRGEPGLQSCTPAGVMRLLSEYKLDVRGKHAVVVGRSILVGKPLALMLLAADATVTIAHSRTPDLAAVCRQADILVAAVGRTQMISAEMVKPGAVVIDVGINRLTDPTTGKSRLVGDVDFEPVKEVASWITPVPGGVGAMTVTMLLENTVWSYANTHGLV; encoded by the coding sequence ATGACTACACCTACAGATCGCATTCTCGATGGTAAAGCTTTGGCTTCAAAGATGCAGGATGCACTGCAACAAAAAATTGCCAAATTACAGCCCCAAATCGGTCGCCAGCCGGGATTGGCAGTACTGATGGTCGGCGATAATCCGGCAAGTGCTGCGTATGTCGGTGGTAAAGAAAAAGCTTGTGCCAAGGTCGGTATTAGGTCATTCGGGCAGCACTTTCCTACCGATGTCAGTCAGGAAAAACTCACCGCCATCATTCATGAACTCAATGCTGACGATCGCGTAGACGGGATTTTAGTTCAATTACCGTTACCAGATGGCTTCGACAGCGTAGCATTGCTGCATGAAATCGCCCCCCACAAGGACGTAGATGGCCTCCACGCTCTCAATTTAGGAAAATTGGTCAGGGGAGAACCCGGACTGCAAAGTTGTACGCCAGCAGGCGTAATGCGCTTACTAAGCGAATATAAATTAGATGTCCGGGGCAAACATGCGGTAGTGGTCGGGCGGAGTATTTTGGTCGGTAAACCCTTAGCATTAATGCTGCTAGCTGCCGACGCCACCGTAACGATCGCACACTCGCGCACGCCCGATTTGGCCGCTGTCTGTCGCCAAGCCGATATTTTGGTCGCGGCTGTCGGTAGAACCCAAATGATAAGTGCGGAGATGGTCAAGCCAGGTGCGGTAGTTATCGATGTCGGCATCAATCGGCTCACCGATCCGACGACTGGTAAGTCGCGATTGGTCGGCGATGTCGATTTCGAGCCAGTTAAAGAAGTCGCTAGTTGGATTACCCCCGTTCCTGGTGGCGTGGGCGCAATGACAGTGACGATGCTACTTGAAAATACGGTTTGGAGCTATGCCAATACCCATGGTCTGGTTTAA
- a CDS encoding bifunctional ADP-dependent NAD(P)H-hydrate dehydratase/NAD(P)H-hydrate epimerase has translation MPETMRDRDRLLARFLVSTEQMQQIESKIFAAGMPVAALMEKVGGLIARRFQILYPRTTHQRVGILVGMGHNGGDALVVARELYVRGYEIAIYVPSEQLSELTNQHYCYVSSLGVRIVDNVKDLTDCDVIIDGLFGFGLNREISGNLFEAIELVNKSQIPVVSIDLPSGIQADTGCVLGIAIKATVTLCLGIWKLAFIHEQAIAYLGRAELIDFDIPLADIQQILGKQPTITRMTADRAISNLPLPRSSITHKYHEGHLLLVVGSAQYSGAAILSSLGARATGIGMLSIAVPASLKPVLLNYLPEALIIGCPETEAGTIKSLPELDFNKYQAIACGCGLTERPSKVVKQILAANCPIVLDADALNIIAKLGTEISLSNRSQPTILTPHIGEFKRLFTKIPTTNKLGAASAATQASGAVILVKGARTVIAHNGRSIVIPDSTPALARGGSGDILTGLIGGLIATDRRADLDIAEVVATAAWWHSQAAILAATERSELGVDPLTLIHYLNTVISTDSNNLDCDI, from the coding sequence ATGCCAGAAACAATGCGCGATCGCGATCGATTATTAGCTCGATTCCTGGTTTCTACCGAACAGATGCAGCAAATCGAAAGCAAGATATTTGCCGCTGGGATGCCTGTGGCGGCACTAATGGAAAAAGTCGGCGGTTTAATTGCGCGGCGATTTCAAATTCTTTACCCGCGCACTACTCATCAACGAGTGGGTATTTTGGTAGGGATGGGTCATAATGGTGGCGATGCGCTTGTGGTTGCCCGCGAGTTATATGTTCGGGGCTATGAGATTGCGATCTATGTGCCGTCGGAGCAATTAAGCGAATTAACAAATCAACACTATTGTTATGTTTCGAGTTTGGGTGTAAGGATTGTCGATAATGTCAAAGATCTGACCGATTGTGATGTCATTATTGATGGCTTATTTGGTTTTGGTTTGAACCGCGAAATTAGCGGCAATCTCTTTGAAGCGATCGAGTTGGTTAATAAATCGCAGATACCTGTTGTCAGTATCGATTTACCTTCTGGCATTCAGGCTGATACTGGGTGTGTTTTAGGCATTGCTATTAAAGCGACGGTAACTCTGTGTTTGGGAATCTGGAAATTAGCTTTTATTCACGAACAGGCGATCGCATATTTAGGTAGAGCTGAATTAATTGATTTCGATATCCCGCTTGCAGATATCCAGCAGATCTTAGGCAAACAGCCGACGATAACGCGGATGACTGCCGATCGGGCGATCTCTAATTTACCACTGCCGCGATCGTCAATTACCCACAAATATCATGAAGGACATTTATTGTTAGTCGTCGGTTCGGCACAGTATAGTGGAGCCGCAATTTTATCGAGCTTGGGAGCTAGAGCAACTGGCATCGGGATGCTATCGATCGCCGTTCCCGCTTCACTCAAGCCAGTATTATTAAACTATTTACCAGAAGCTCTAATTATTGGTTGCCCAGAAACAGAAGCCGGAACGATTAAATCGCTACCAGAACTAGATTTTAATAAATATCAAGCGATCGCTTGCGGTTGTGGTTTAACCGAGCGACCATCGAAAGTAGTCAAACAAATTTTAGCGGCAAATTGTCCGATCGTGCTAGATGCCGATGCTCTGAATATTATTGCCAAACTCGGCACGGAAATCTCCTTATCTAACCGCAGCCAGCCGACAATTCTAACGCCTCATATCGGTGAATTTAAACGGCTATTTACCAAGATTCCCACAACTAATAAACTCGGTGCTGCTAGTGCCGCCACGCAAGCTAGCGGTGCAGTTATTTTAGTCAAAGGAGCGCGAACTGTTATCGCCCACAATGGTCGATCGATCGTCATTCCTGATAGTACTCCAGCTTTAGCGAGAGGTGGAAGTGGCGATATTTTGACTGGACTAATTGGCGGTTTAATTGCGACAGATCGACGGGCAGATCTAGATATTGCTGAAGTTGTTGCAACTGCTGCTTGGTGGCACTCTCAAGCTGCAATTTTAGCAGCTACAGAACGCTCTGAATTGGGAGTCGATCCGCTGACTTTGATTCACTATTTAAATACAGTAATCAGCACCGATTCAAATAATTTAGACTGCGATATCTAA